The region AGCCGCAGTTTACGGTACTCGACTTCGTAGATGTCTTCCCGGTCTTCGTTGCGCAGCTCTGTCGTGGTGTTTACGCGACGAAACGAGTTTCGTTCCTCTAGGTCGAGTGCGCCCTGTGTTGGCGTCGATAGGTCTGTTCCCGAGGTTTCGGTGCGCGTCTGTGCGTTATGGCGAAACGCTTCATCCAGCAACGCCTCATGCGAATCAGGAGTGGTTGATTTCGAATTCATGCAAGCTTTCAAAAATAGTGGGTATACGTAACTTTTTTCGCTTTCTTCCTTGCTCAACGGTAGCCCACCCATTTTTCTTCCACCACATTTCTTCACCTCAGAGCGCATTCGACTAGGCTTCACATTTATGAACCAACAACCTCTGACTGAAAACAAGGATCTGGCAGCGATCGGCCTGAGCTTTCCTAAGTGGCAAGACGCGGTAGAAGCTGCAATCGCATCCGGTCGCCTCGGTGTTATCGGTGAGGTACGTGGCGGCCAAATGGTCCAATACCAGGACCACTCTGGTGCGCAGCTGAATATCTTGGCAGTTGAGCCTTTCGCCACCTTTGCCGGCTTTGAGGGCATCACACGCACAAACGCGCACATCACCCCGGCAACCGATGTGGTTGCGCTTGCTGAGGTTGTGGATCCACATGGGAATCCAATCGGATCTCTGACGCTAAACCTGGCGCAGGAGCCATTGATCGTCGATGAGCCCACAATCCAGTGGCAAGAGCTCAGCGTGACCGCCCTTGCACTCGATGTGAGCACGTACGAATCCACCTCTGCTTATCTTGAGGAGCACCCTGGTAGCACGGTTGGCACAGTCATTTCTGCAGGAGCCGAAGCGATTGCAACTGGGGCAGCCTCCTCCCCCGATGCAAAAGCCACTTTTTCCGCACGCGTGCTGGAAGCTGAATACCGCACGTCGGAGTTGACGGGTGACCGCTTCATTCATGTTTCAGTCGACGGGGCGTTTCCATTCGACGTTTGCTTACCTGATGGCGATCTCCCCCAACGCGACCAAGTCATCGCAGGCAACGCCGTCATGGTCGGTACCATCCCGGTGCCTACAGGTGGCGGATGTGGTGGTTGTGGTGGCTCCTGCGGTTGCGGTGGCGGCTGCTAGGAACTAGGCACTACTCATGGATCCAGCACGTCGTGATCTTTCCATAGCACTGTGGGGCGCCCTGATCTTCGCCGTCATGGTGCTGCTTGTGCTGCTCCTCAAGACTCCTGGCGCCATCATCGCCGGGCTGATTGGTGTCACGGCGCTTTTGACCCGCAGGCGTTTTATTCCTAACCCGGAAGTAGAGTCGCTTCGCTCATCGCTTCTGATTGCGTGCGATGACATCCGCGACATCGTTGAAGCATTTGATAACTTGCAACATGGTAGCTCGACGCAGGCGTTGGCCGACCGCACGCTTCATTTTCCCGCGCTTGCGAACACCGATCTTTCTGTACCAGAAATCAGCGAATTTCATCTCAAGTACAGTGCGGCACAGCGCTTTCTCGCGCGCGTTGACACCTACTTGCAGTCACCGGACTTGGAACGCGTCCACCTTGAAAAACTCATTCGAATTGCGGACGAGCGCGCCCTCGAGCTTGAGGACGCCTGGGTGGCTGCCCGTAACGCTGCTCGAGAAATTGGTCCGTCGTAATCAACCAAGCTGTGCTACTAGTTCCGCAACGTCATAGTTCGCCGCGTCAATCCAAGTGATTCGTTTGTCGCGCCTAAACCAGGATTTCTGACGCCGCACATAGCGCCGCGTTCGCAGTTTGGTGTCCTCGCAGGCTTCGTCGATGGTGAGGTGGCCGTCGATAACTCCAAGTCCTTGGGCGTATCCGATAGCCCTGCCAGCAGTCGAATCCTTCGCTAATCCCTGGCCCACCAACCGATGAATCTCATCGATGAGCCCCTGCTCGAACATCGCATCAGTACGCTGCGCAATCCGCGGGTTGAGCCACTCTGGGGTTGTCTCCAGCCCAATCATGCGCGTACCCCAGCGTGTAGGGGCGTTTTTGGGGGGTTGAGATGCCTGAAAAGGCTTACCAGTAAGCTCAATGACTTCGAGTGCACGCACTGTGCGCCGGGGGTCACGGTCTTCAATTATCGACGCCGCCACAGGGTCAACTGCAGCTAGCTGCGCATGAAGGCGATCTATTCCGATTTCCTTCAATAGAGACTCGTAGCGCCCGCGGACTTCGGGGTCGGTTGGCGGGAACTGCCAAGCGTCGACAAGTGACTGCATGTACAGCATGGACCCACCAACGAGAATCGGCAGCTTTCCTCGATTGGAGATCTCCTCAACGGTCTCCACCGCTCGTTGCTGATACTCTGCGACACTGGCGGTTTTCGTAACCTCCCAGATATCAAGCAGGTGGTGCGGTATTCCTTGTCGCTCCGCGAGAGGTAATTTGGCAGTGCCGATATCCATCCCGCGGTAAAGCTGCATCGAGTCAACGTTGACAATCTCACCATCGAGTTCGTGCGCAAGCGCGAGACTCAGCGAGGACTTACCTGAAGCCGTCGGGCCGACGATTGCTACTGGTTGGTGTCCGATCTCCTTGTTCACTGCTCTACCTCCCAGTAAGCAACATACCGACCAACGCCCAACGTGTCGTCTACGTCTACGAGTGTGGCCTTCGTTGGCTGCAGTGTTTGTAGCTCAAGCCAAATATCTGGTTCCAGTACTCCTGCGTCTCGCATTTCCTGCTCACGGATCAGGGAGCTTTGCTTTCCTGACAACAAAGCCTGGAGTTTGTCGTTCGTATCAGCAGCCGCAGGGATTAACGCTAGCGGGGCGCGAGTTGTCAGCCCTGCAGGTCCATCGACTACCAACACTGTGAGCACTGAAGGATCTAACGGCAACAGGTGCTCACGACTCTCACGCACCGTAGCCCCGTGAAGGCAGTATCTGGCGACAAGTTCGCCTAATACGTGCCCACCTCCTACTTCGACGTGTGGTGCTCCCCAGGCAGCAAACGAGCCAGCAAGGTGCGTTGCCCATCTCCTGTCGTGGCTGCACACAATGTCAATAGTTTTCGTCAGTTTTCCGGCTGTCTCTCTAATTGAGTTCAGCAAACGCTGCGACGGTTCGTCAGCAGGTGCGAGTTCTCGCACGAGAGCTGGCGAACCAGGCATGACAAGTAGGCAGGCACGGGCTTCATTCACCTCGCCCACCATAGTGGGGTTTTCTCGGAGTTGAAACCATGACACATGACGCATGTTCGTCTGCAACACGCTAGAGTTATGAAGACGAGAATGCCGTCGATTATGTATCTCGGCGCCGTGACGCGCGGCACAGCTATTTGTGAAAGGACTGTTTCATGACTTCCTCGACTCCAAAGCCACAGCCACCAGCTGGACGTCCGAACCCGGCTGCCATGCCGAAGCAAACGCCGAAGCCCGGACCTCGTCCAGGTGCGGCACAGTCTGTTCCTTCACAGCGGGTTGTTCCACTCGCGCATGCTCAGTCGTCATCAGCGAACACTGATCCGTCGAAGTTCGGGCGCGTCGATGATGCCGGCAATGTTTTTGTCACCCGTGACGGCGTTGAGCGTCAGATCGCATCTTGGCAGGCCGGGTCTCCCGAGGAAGGACTTCGCCACTACGGGCAGCGTTTCGACGACCTCATCGTCGAAACTGAAGTCCTGGAGGCGCGACTCACTGCACACCCAGAGGACGCACACACTCTGCATCGCAGCGTGACTGAGCTGAAAGACTCGCTGAAAGACGTCGCCGCAATTGGCGACTTCGCAGCGCTCGAGGCACGCCTAGAAGAATTACTGCGCAAAACAGAGGTTGCGGAACACGAAGCAAAGGAACTCAAGCAGACCCGACGGGCTAACGCAATTGCCAAAAAGGAAAGTCTAGCGGCCGAGGCTGAGGAGATCGCCGAGAAGTCTACGGACTGGAAGGCTGCCGGGGACAGGATTCGAGCGATCCTCGAAGAATGGAAGACGATCCGCGGTATCGATCGCACAACCGACGACGCGCTCTGGAAGCGCTACTCGCGTGCACGCGATGCCTTCAATCGCCGTCGTGGGGCTCACTTCGCTGAGCTCGATAGGAATCGCGCAACGGCTCGTCGTATCAAGGAGGATATCATCGCCCGCGCGCAGGCAATCCAGGACTCAACGGATTGGAACGCCACCGCCCGTGCCTACCGCTCTCTGATGGATGAGTGGAAAGCAGCCGGACGCGCCCCACGTGGCGTCGACGATGAGCTGTGGGCACAGTTCCGCTCTGCTCAGGATCACTTCTTCGCCGCCCGCAACGCCGTAAACGCGGAGCGCGACCGCGAATTTGAAGCAAATGCTGCAGCTAAGGACGCACTTATAGATGAGTACGATGCGCTCATCACTCCAGAGAAGGGTCTAGGTGCGGCACGTGCCAAGCTGCGTGAGCTCCAGGAGAAGTGGGACGAAATTGGATTTGTGCCTCGCAACAAGGTCCGTACGTACGAAGACAAGATTGCTCGGCTGGAACAGCGCGTAGCGGATGCAGAGGAATCACGATGGCGCAAAGCAGACCCTGAGGCACAAGCGCGGGTGAATCAGTTCCAGGAGAAAGCTGATCACTTCCTGCAGCAGGCTCAGGAAGCTGAGGCAGCCGGGAATTCCTCCAAGGCGGCGAAGCTCCGTGAACAGGCTGAGCAGTGGCAGGAGTTTGCCAACGTCGCAGCGAAGGCCGTCGACGAGCAGTAGTGCTATATCCCTTGATCGTAGGGAGTGCCGACCCGTCACACGCCGCAGTCTCCTCCTACGCATTCTCAGTCACGCTTGCTATCCAGGACATTACGGGAGAAGCGCACTCCGGAGTGAGTGCAGCCCATCTCGCGAAACGCCTGGAGGGATCCGAAGAATCGTTAGCGCTTCTCTTCGCGCTGTGTAGCAAACCAGCGCCACGGTCCCTTGGAGCGTTCGGTTACCCAGTGCTGACTGAGGATGATCTGTACGACGTCGAAGGCTGGGTGCTCATATCGCTTCCTCTACTTGAGGACGTCGATGTGTTAGAAGCGAACGTCACTATCGACGCCTCCATCGCTCCTCTTCCCGGGGAGGAGCAGCCGGCGCACGTGTGGCGAAGTGCGCTCGCGCTGATTGACGCGCTTTCTGCAGAGTTGCACCGTCCCATCCGTCAGATTTGGATCACGGAGCCATTGGGGGCACCGGAGCACCCATTCCTTCGCGCTGACGGCTACACGCCGGCGCACTGTGAGCGACAGGCAATTATCAACGCGGACGCTATCGTGGCGCCTGACCAGAATGATAGGTGCGACGTGATTGAAGACATGGCATTCGACCCTACTGATCTGCCCTCCTTCTTAGCTACTCTCCAGGAGTCCGCAGCGAAATACCCTCGTGGTTCACTATCGCTCGAGCCTGTCCAGTGGTCTGCGTCCCGTCTTCAGGACGCTGCTGCACGTCTCAAGGACCGCGGCGGTTCCCAGATCACCGCCATTGCCCGTGATGTCTCAGGGAAACCGGTCGGGCTTGCAGAGGTAGCAAAATTCGAGAATGACGCAGATTCTGTTGCAGAAATCGGGCTGGTGTACGTACGGGAGGCAAGCCGGGGACTCGGTTTAGGCAAGCGCGCCTTGGCTTCTGCGATATCAGCCGCGCTCTCGATTTGGCCACAAACGAAGCAGATCTACGCTTCTTATCCCAACCCGCAGCCGGGTGCGAGCCACATTCTCGACCACTATGCCCCAACCGGGATAAGCCAGGCGACGGCCTGGCAGAAGGGCGTACCAAAGCTCGATAGCTAGTTGCTTCTTTTGTGGCGTCGTGCCGCGTTCGCTCGTCGGTCATCGACAAGCAGTGGGTTCGTTTCTTGCTCCTGATGAGTCCGCGTCGCATTCAATTGCGCATCCGCGATATCCGCGTCGATTTCGCTTGGCTGATTCCGGAGCAGTTCCGGGGCAACCGCTGTCTTTCGCACGAACAGCGGAATGTACGTCAACACGACCAGGAGTACCGCGACAACTTCTAGGTAAAACCCGGGCCCGTGCTGAAACGTTCCTGCAACACCGGTACTCGACTTCCGCAGCCACACTGCCAGCAACGAGCTAACCAGGGCAACTGTTGAAATCATCCACGCGGCTGTGGCCATTCCGAAACGTCGCGAAACCGTCACTAGCGACGTGCAAACGCCTACGCCTAAGAAGCCTAGCCATACAAATACGTACTCCGTGATCTTGGTATCTGCACTGCGGGCGCCTTCGCCCACCGCGAGCACCTGCCATCCGGGAATGTCACCAACGAAGGGCAAAAACAGCGCAACAAGCCACCCAATACTTGCAATACCGAGTACCCAGCGCGCGGATCCTAATTCCATTTTCATTGAAGTCTCCCTTCCAGTAGTCGCGTGGTTTACGCTTCAGGAGTCGTGCAGCAGCCAGTGTTGCTTACGTTAGTCACTGGAACGATGTCTGGACGTGCAACCGTAGGAATTCCAAGTCCCACCCCAACAGGTGCAGTCGTTGGTACCTCGCCTGCCTCAGCGTGATCACCCGCGAGTGTGCGTCGGTGTGAAAGCACACCAGAATCCGCGATCAGAAAATATGACTTTGCTTCGGTGATACGAGCGGTAACAATGTCACCCGGACGGATGGCAGATCGATTGGCCTCATCGACAGCAAAGTGCACGAGCCTGCCGTCGCGAGCGCGTCCTGACATTCTGTGAGTCGTCTCGTGCTTTCGACCTTCGTCCTGCTGAACAAGGAGTTCTTGCACAGATCCAATGAGCTTTTCATTCTCTTCCAGGCTGATTCGTTCCTGGAGTTCAAGCAGTCGTTCGAACCGCTCCTGCACCACAGCTTTCGGAACCTGGTTTTCCATTTCAGCCGCCGGGGTCCCAGGGCGCGGTGAGTACTGGAATGTATAGGCGGACGTGAATCGTGCCTTCTCAACTACATCAAGCGTTGCCTGGAAGTCTTCTTCCGTCTCGCCTGGGAATCCGACAATGATATCGGTGGTGATCGAAGCCTCAGGAAGCTTCTCACGGACCTCATCCAAAATGCCTAAAAACTTCTTGGATCGGTACGAACGGCGCATGTCCTTGAGTACTTTGTCAGACCCCGACTGCAACGGCATATGTAGCTGCGGGCAAACGTTCGGGGTTTCTGCCATTGCGTCGATGACGTCAGATGTAAACTCTGCGGGGTGCGGGGAGGTGAAGCGAACACGCTCGAGGCCTTCGATCTCGCCACACGCTCGTAGCAGTTTTGAAAACGCGGACCTATCTCGCTCCATTTCCTCGTCAACGAAATGCACACCGTAAGCATTGACGTTTTGGCCAAGCAAAGTGACTTCTAAGACGCCTTGATCCACGAGCGCCTGTACCTCGGCGAGGATATCGCCCGGACGGCGATCAACTTCTTTGCCACGCAGACTCGGAACGATACAGAATGTACACGTATTATTGCACCCGACAGACACCGAAACCCAGCCCGCATAGCTACTTTCACGTTTCGCTGGAAGAACAGAAGGAAATACTTCGAGCGCTTCTGCAATTTCAACTTGCGCCTCGCCCTGTACTCGTGCACGTTCCAGCAGTACCGGCAGTGAGCCCATATTGTGGGTCCCGAAGACCGCGTCTACCCACGGTGCTCTCTGGATAACGTGGTCTTTGTCTTTCTGCGCCAGACATCCACCAACCGCAATCTGCAAATCAGGCTGCGATTCCTTAACCTTTTTCAAATGTCCAAGCGTTCCGTACAAACGCTTGTCTGCGTTTTCACGCACGGCACAGGTGTTGAAAACGATGAGGTCTGGGGCCTGCCCATCTTCAACTGCCACGTACCCCGAATCTTCCAGCAGACCCGACAACCGCTCCGAATCATGAACGTTCATTTGGCATCCGAAGGTTCGTACTTCGTATGTCCTTGATGCAGCCATCTGGTTCGCCTTTCCTGGTTGATTACGCGGGCCTACGCAGGCACGGCTGAACATTCTAGCCACTGCCAACTACCCCGCCCAAACGCCGCAAATTGCTCCCTAGGAAGTCTCTCGAAGTGATTCAACCCTTGTATCTAGTGCAGTTCTTGCGATAGACATGCACATACCTTGTGGAAAGCCTCGACGCGCCAGCACTCCGACAACCCTGCGCAGCGCGCGGGTGTACTCCGCGTGCCCCGCTGGTGGTGTTTTCACTTCTCGCGCCTTCTTTTCCGCGAGGGCTTCAGCAATTGCGTGTTGGTCCTCGTCACTGATTTGTGCGAGCGCGGCGCGCCGATCTGTTTCTGAGACTCCTTTTTCCCTGAGCTCGCGGTCCAGAAAGCTTCTCGACTTTCCTCGACGTTTCGCCCGCTGTCGAACCCATTCATGGGCGAAGCGCCGATCGTCGAGAAGCGAGGACGCGCGAAGAGACGCCAGTACCTCATCAACGAGAGGCGCTGGGAACTCAGCCTTGACAAGACGCTCCCTGAGTTCATGCTCTGATCGCGGTCGCTGATCCAGCAACCTTAATGCACGCCGCCGTACTGGAGCGAGGGCTTCTTCACGTTCGTAGTTGAAGAGTTCTCCATTCCCACCGGTAGCTTCCCATTCGGCAAGTGCGTCCTGCAGGCGTTGAATCTTTTCCGGATCTGGTGTTGCCACGTATTACTTCGCCTTCGCTGGCTCTTCCTCGTCGTCGAAGTCAATGTTTGGCACCATGTCTACTGGGTCATCAGTCAGCGCATCATCATCGGCAAATTCGCCAACCCCCAATGCACGGAAAATCTTTTGCTCGATCTCGTCCGCAAGGTCCGGGTTCTCCTTCAGGAAATTGCGCGCCTTTTCCTTGCCCTGTCCAAGTTGATCGCCTTCGTAGGTAAACCAGGAACCTGACTTCTTCACGAAGCCGTTCTCTACGCCCATGTCAATAATGGACGATTCCCGAGAGATGCCCTCTCCGTACATAATGTCAAACTCTGCGATCTTGAATGGTGGCGAAACCTTGTTCTTCACTACTTTGAGGCGGGTTCGGTTTCCGATGGAATCCTGTCCGTCCTTCAACGTCTGGATACGTCGGACATCACAACGAACCGAGGAGTAGAACTTCAGCGCTTTACCGCCCGTAGTTGTCTCGGGTGAACCGAACATGACGCCGATCTTCTCACGCAGCTGGTTAATAAAAATCGCTGTAGTGCCGGAGTTGTACAGCGCACCTGTCATCTTCCGCAGTGCCTGCGACATCAACCGAGCCTGGAGGCCAACGTGAGAGTCACCCATCTCACCTTCAATTTCAGCCTTAGGCGTCAGTGCGGCAACCGAGTCAATGACGATGATGTCAATCGCGCCAGATCGGACAAGCATGTCCGCGATCTCCAGTGCTTGCTCCCCTGTATCTGGCTGAGAAACGAGCAAGTTATCAGTATCGACGCCCAGCTTGCGGGCATAATCCGGGTCCAGAGCATGCTCGGCGTCGATAAAAGCTGCGATTCCGCCGGCCCGCTGCGCGGAAGCGATGGCGTGAAGCGCAACAGTTGTCTTACCGGAAGACTCAGGTCCGTAAATCTCAACGATGCGGCCGCGTGGCCACCCACCGATCCCCAGAGCGACGTCAATAGCCGTATTCCCAGATGAAATCGACTGAATTGGAGGCCTGTTCTCATCACCGAGACGCATCACAGCCCCCTTGCCATAATCCTTCTCGATCATTGCGAGTGCAGCATCTAGCGCATTCTGGCGATCTTTCGCGGCTGATGCGGTTTTCTTTTTCGCAGCCATTTACATGTTCTCCTTAATGTTCATTCTGTTCGAGTTCGGCGGCGGCGTTTTTGCATACGCCATCGCCCACACACATGTTTAGACTCACCTTCGAGGGTTACGGTTCCCGATGACTTCTAAATCTGGATCTGACTATAGGCAAGTGCCGAGACATCACCAGAGTGTACACGCATACATGTTCGAATTAAAAGTGCAAAACGGCGAGAGCAGCTAGAAACCCGGCCGATCTACGCCAAGGCGACGCGCCTCTGGAACATCAAAGGCGTCACAAAGTTCGTCCCAGGCTTGACGCAAATCGCCTCCATTTTCGATAACCTCTGCGGCGGTACACCCATGACGAGGCAAAAGTTGCGCCTCAATAATCCATGACGCCCGATCAGACCCAAATTCATCCTGGACGAGTTGGTGAAACTCCGTTAATCGCATGGCCTCAAATATACGCGCAGAAAAATCAATACGATTTCATAGCGAACTGAACACTGTTCAAGTACTATTCTCGCTATGTCAAAAAGCATTCCGCAATCAAAGATTGAAGCCCAAGACCTCGCATACATCGCCGTGTTCGCGGCGGTGATCATCGTACTCGGGTTTGTCTCTATTCCAGTCGGCGCTGCCGGCGTTCCAATCGTCATGCAGAACGCTGCTTGTATTCTCGCGGCGCTCGTGCTCGGCCCTAAACGGGGAACCTACACAGTGCTATTGTTCCTCCTCATCGGACTTGCTCTTCCCGTTCTCGCAGGTGGACGCACCGTCGTCTATGCCCTGGGAAGCCCTACAATCGGATATCTGGTTGGCTACATCGCAAGCGCATTTGTTGCAGGTCTCATCGCCTACCGCGCTTCCAGCAAGAGCTCTTTCGTGAATATCGCCCTCCTTCTTGGAGCCGGGTTCGCTGGCCTGTTCCTGCAGTACTTCTTTGGGGTGTTTGGATTGATGGCACGCGCAAACATGACCTTTGGCGCTGCATGGGCAGCACAGCTACCGTTTGTCATCCCTGACACCGCCAAGGTGCTAGTGATTGTGTTCATCGCATTCGCAGTTCGCGCTGCACTCCCCTCACTCCGTCGCGCATAAACTGGATTATTTCCATGCCGCAGATCAGCTTCAACGACGTGAGCGTCGTACGTAATGACAACACACTGCTCCAACCATTTTCACTTACGTTGCAGGAACATCGGATCGGCATCATTGGCTCGAACGGTTCTGGTAAGTCAACGCTCGTCCGGCTTATCAATGGGCTCGAAGAGCCGAGCACAGGCGAGGTATTCTACGACGGGATTTCGCTTGCAACTCGTAGCTCTGAAGTCCGCCGACGTGTCGGGTTCGTGTTCTCCGACGCAGAAAGCCAGATTGTCATGCCCCAAGTCCACGATGACGTGGCGTTTTCATTGAAGAAGTTCAAGCTCTCTAAGGCAGAGAAAGAGCAACGCGTCGATGAGGTACTGGAACGCTTCAAACTCTTGCACAAGGCAGAACAATCACCTCATACGCTCTCTGGCGGTGAAAAACAGCTTCTCGCGCTGGCCGCGGTACTGGTGACTGAACCGACCACCATCATCGCAGACGAGCCAACAACATTGCTTGACCTGCGAAACCGTCGGCGAATAATCGCTGAATTGAACTCGCTTGATCAACAAACAATCGTGGTGACCCATGATCTAGAGCTACTCAGTGACTTCGACCGAGTAATTTGTGTCAACGACGGCGTCATTGCATACGACGGCACACCAGCAGACACGATTCAGTTCTACACTCAGCTAATGGAGCCGAACAGTGAAGATTGACTCGCTACCAATGGGCGTGTACATCCCAGGCAAAACGCTGCTCCACCGTATGAGCCCAAAGAAGAAATTCGTACTGCTCATACTGTATATCCTCATAGCGACCAACTTCGGGCGTACGTTCCCAATCGCGCTCGCGTTGCTAGGCTTGATCTTCGTTCTGTACATCGTGGCAAGAATTCCGATCCGAATCGTTGCCAATCAGCTCGTGCCAATTCTTCCCTTGCTCGCAATGCTGGGCGCTTTCCTTGTTTGGCAAAATGGCATCGGACTTGCTGGCGTCACGCTGATTACGTTGTTCGCAACGATTCTCGCCGCAAACCTTCTTACTCTGACCACAACAGTTGAAGCGCTCCTTGTATCGCTCGAGGAGGGCCTCAAACCGCTCGGCCGTTTCGGAATATCAACTGAGAAAATCAGCCTCGCCATCGCCCTCACGCTCCGTCTCATTCCGCTCATCTTGCAGACGTCGCAGGAAGTTCTCGACGCCCGCAAGGCCCGAGGACTGGGATTTTCTCCCCTCGCGTTTGGCGTACCGCTCATCGTGCGAAGTATCCGAAGGGCGGAACAGATCGGCGATGCACTTGTCGCTCGTGGCGCGCTCGACTAACCGCGTTCAATCCTTCGCAGGGCAAAGCAAAAAGCTCCAGGTTTCTATAGAAATCCTGGAGCTTTTTTACCACGCTTTAGGCTTCGCCGCGGAGCTCACGCATCCGACGTGCGACGGCGTCCTCACTTGCTTGCGGGGCGCCGGTCTTGCCCTGCTCAATCGACTGCTGTTCCTTTCCCGAGGTCAACTCGCCAGACATCTCTGCGCGAATCTGCTCGAGCCGACTGTGGCCTGCCATCTGGATTCCAGCCTGCTCCACCTCAGCCATGCGGCCTTGGATCGAGTTCTCCGCGAGCTCTGCAGCACCCAGTGCGTTCGCGTAGCGGCGCTCAATCTTGTCGCGAACCTGGTCCAAGTTCGGGCCGGAGGCGGTCAACGAGTTCATCGAGCGCATGGTCTCGGAAACCTTCTCCTGCATCTTGGCCTGCTCAAGCTGCGACAGCAACTTCGAGCGCTCAGCGACCTGCTGTTGCAGGTGTGCCGCGTTGCGCTCCACAGCTTGCTTTGCCTGTGCTGCCTGCTGGAGTGCCTGGTCGTGCAGCGCCTTCGTGTCTTCAACGCCCTGCTCTGCGGTAACAAGCTGCGCCGCGAACGCCTCAGCAGCGTTCTCATACTCGGTCGCCTTCTGTGCGTCACCGTTGGAGCGGGACTTATCTGCTAATTGGAGCGCCTGGCGAGCGTTCGCTTGAAGTTTCTCGACTTCCTCCAAGCGACGATTCAGCTGCATTTCCAGCTGACGCTGGTTACCGATAACGGCGGCTGCCTGCTGCGAAAGCGCCTGGTGCTGGCGCTGAGCCTCGGAAATTGCTTGCTCAATCTGGATCTTTGGATCAGCATTCTCCTCGATCTTGTTGTCGAAAAGTGCCATCAGGTAGTTCCAGAATTTTGAAAACGGGTTTGCCATAGTGTTGCGTTTTACCTTTCGCTGAGCATTGAAATTGGCCGTGTCCACGGCCAAACTGTTTCGTATTCTATCTGTTACAGCGCTGCTCCGCTATGCGTGAATCGCATCAGCCGTAGCGAATTCATCGTTCATCGATTGCAGTGAAAGGTTCGCAACAGCCTCGAGAACAACTTCTGAAACCGTTGTGTCCAGTGCTTCGCAAATCGATGCGAGCAGCTCTGAGGAAACTTCCTTGCGCCCACGCTCCAGCTCAGAGAGGTAACCAGAAGAAACGCGGGCTTGAGCAGCAAGAGATCGCAACGTCACGCCTTTATCCGCCCGGAAAGCTCGCAGTGACATTCCTAGCGCCTCTCTCAGCAGCGGTTCTTTCTGGCGGGTTCCAGACTCGCGAAATGGAAAAGCGACCTCATCCTGTGCATCGAACGAGGGCTCAAGCGGCGTATCGATT is a window of Corynebacterium pseudogenitalium DNA encoding:
- a CDS encoding DUF3046 domain-containing protein; translation: MRLTEFHQLVQDEFGSDRASWIIEAQLLPRHGCTAAEVIENGGDLRQAWDELCDAFDVPEARRLGVDRPGF
- a CDS encoding biotin transporter BioY, whose translation is MSKSIPQSKIEAQDLAYIAVFAAVIIVLGFVSIPVGAAGVPIVMQNAACILAALVLGPKRGTYTVLLFLLIGLALPVLAGGRTVVYALGSPTIGYLVGYIASAFVAGLIAYRASSKSSFVNIALLLGAGFAGLFLQYFFGVFGLMARANMTFGAAWAAQLPFVIPDTAKVLVIVFIAFAVRAALPSLRRA
- a CDS encoding energy-coupling factor ABC transporter ATP-binding protein — translated: MPQISFNDVSVVRNDNTLLQPFSLTLQEHRIGIIGSNGSGKSTLVRLINGLEEPSTGEVFYDGISLATRSSEVRRRVGFVFSDAESQIVMPQVHDDVAFSLKKFKLSKAEKEQRVDEVLERFKLLHKAEQSPHTLSGGEKQLLALAAVLVTEPTTIIADEPTTLLDLRNRRRIIAELNSLDQQTIVVTHDLELLSDFDRVICVNDGVIAYDGTPADTIQFYTQLMEPNSED
- a CDS encoding energy-coupling factor transporter transmembrane component T family protein, whose translation is MKIDSLPMGVYIPGKTLLHRMSPKKKFVLLILYILIATNFGRTFPIALALLGLIFVLYIVARIPIRIVANQLVPILPLLAMLGAFLVWQNGIGLAGVTLITLFATILAANLLTLTTTVEALLVSLEEGLKPLGRFGISTEKISLAIALTLRLIPLILQTSQEVLDARKARGLGFSPLAFGVPLIVRSIRRAEQIGDALVARGALD
- a CDS encoding PspA/IM30 family protein → MANPFSKFWNYLMALFDNKIEENADPKIQIEQAISEAQRQHQALSQQAAAVIGNQRQLEMQLNRRLEEVEKLQANARQALQLADKSRSNGDAQKATEYENAAEAFAAQLVTAEQGVEDTKALHDQALQQAAQAKQAVERNAAHLQQQVAERSKLLSQLEQAKMQEKVSETMRSMNSLTASGPNLDQVRDKIERRYANALGAAELAENSIQGRMAEVEQAGIQMAGHSRLEQIRAEMSGELTSGKEQQSIEQGKTGAPQASEDAVARRMRELRGEA
- a CDS encoding helix-turn-helix domain-containing protein, which produces MTTTLLIDTPLEPSFDAQDEVAFPFRESGTRQKEPLLREALGMSLRAFRADKGVTLRSLAAQARVSSGYLSELERGRKEVSSELLASICEALDTTVSEVVLEAVANLSLQSMNDEFATADAIHA